Within Astyanax mexicanus isolate ESR-SI-001 chromosome 2, AstMex3_surface, whole genome shotgun sequence, the genomic segment aaatatatatatatatatatatatatatatatacacacatatatatatatatatatatatatatatatatatatatatatatatatatatatatatatatatatatatatatactcaagtTTAGATGTGAAATGTATGTGTTCTGTGTTTTACCaccatattttttatactttaagtaaaaACATTTTCTGAATATATAAACAATGGCAAAAGTGTTCTTATTATCTTGGGTGCTGTTAAATAGtgtttttctgaggctggtaactctgatgaacgtatcctgtgcgACAGAGATAACTCATcctctacacaaaaaaaaaaaaaacaattgcataTAATTATTTACCTCATCTTTAAAAGATGTTATTAAAAGCATGAAAATTCTTACACTTCTGaacaatatttaatgttatttataacCCATTTAGCTGGAAGAACAGACCTAACAAAGCGTGTGATGAATGGCATTTAGTTAGTTATAAGACAAATGAcagtgtgcgcgcgcgcgcgtctatgtttttttttgtgacgaGTGAgccatgtgtgtgggtgtgtatacatacagtatgtgcGCGTCTAcgtttgtgcctgtgtgtgcgCGCGCCCACCCGCCTgcgtgtggctgtgtgtgtgtgtttgtgtgtgtatgtgtgtgtgtggaagtgggCTGTCCTGCGTGACGTCACCACCCCGCTATCTCTCAAGCGCACATTCCAACATTTCATCCGGAGAGCAGCGCGAGTTTGGTGAGGCGCGCGACACTGGAGTGACGGACAGGCTGACAGACAGCGCGCGTGCAAGAGAGGGAAGATAAAAGCGTGCAGGatcaaagaaaggaaaaaagcgACATTCCAGCGCTCGGATGAAGCTCAGTCCCTCTTTTAtctcttttatatgttttttccATCGTGGATTATTTCTTGGACCACCACTATGTCGACCATCATTAATCCTGACTAGAGTGTGAACCGTGTGCTCGCGCCTTGGGTTTGTCCGCGCGCGCCGGAGAGCTCGAGTGGTTCACCATCCAGACTACTCACTtacctatctctctatctatctatttatatccaCTGGAGACGATGCGCGCATCATGGACTTGACGCACTCCAATGCATCCACGCATGACTCCACCACCGCTAGCACTACCAGCAGCCCCGACAGTAGTGGCCATGGGGGGCTCACGGAGGGCTTGTCCTTCTCCAACACAACCGCGCGGCCGTGGCCGCACGCGGACGTGTCCGCAGCCTTCATCATCCTCGTTGTGTCGCTCCTCATCCTCCTGACCATCGTCGGGAACGCGCTGGTGATCGTGGCCGTGCTGACGAGCCGTGCCCTTCGCGCCCCCCAGAACCTCTTTCTCGTGTCCCTGGCGTGCGCGGACGTGCTCGTGGCCGCGCTTGTGATCCCGTTCTCGCTCGCCAACGAGGTGATGGGCTACTGGTACTTCGGCAGCGTGTGGTGCTCGCTCTACCTGGCGCTGGACGTGCTCTTCTGCACCTCGTCCATCGTGCACCTGTGCGCCATCAGCCTTGACCGCTACTGGTCGGTGACGCGCGCCGTGCGCTACAACCTAAAGCGCACGCCGAGGCGCGTGCGCTGCGCCATCGCCGTCGTGTGGCTGGTGTCGGCTGTCATCTCCTTCCCGCCCATCGTGCTCACGCGCCACGGCGAGGGAGAGTGCCTGCTGAACGAGGAGCCGTGGTACATCCTCTCCTCCGCGCTCGTGTCCTTCTTCGCGCCCGGCTTCATCATGGTCACCGTCTACTGCAAGATCTACCGCGTGGCCAAGCAGCGCTCGGCCACCGTGTGCGCGGCGCAGAACGGCACCATAGCGGCGGCCGTGGCTAAAGCGACGGCGGCAGCAGCAATGCGCGCGGACGCCTGCGCCGTGCGCCGCCGCGCCGCCGACACGGAGAGCGCGAGCAGCCACAGCTCGGGGAGCGAGGCGCGTCGCGAGGAGCTGGACGACATAGACCTGGAGGAGAGTTGCGTTGGAGGGAGGGTGCGGGACATCGGAAGCGGGGGTGCGGGAGGAGGAGCGGGTGGAGGTGGAAAAGTAGGAGGACGCGCACCGTGGGCCACCAGCCGCGCGCTCATCCCGCCGAACAGACCCCCTTACCACCACCAGGCACCGCGCACGGGCGCGTACCGGAGCAGAGCCGCGCAAATGCGCGAGAAGCGCTTCACCTTCGTGCTGGCCGTGGTGATGGGGGGCTT encodes:
- the LOC103025929 gene encoding alpha-2Da adrenergic receptor-like, encoding MDLTHSNASTHDSTTASTTSSPDSSGHGGLTEGLSFSNTTARPWPHADVSAAFIILVVSLLILLTIVGNALVIVAVLTSRALRAPQNLFLVSLACADVLVAALVIPFSLANEVMGYWYFGSVWCSLYLALDVLFCTSSIVHLCAISLDRYWSVTRAVRYNLKRTPRRVRCAIAVVWLVSAVISFPPIVLTRHGEGECLLNEEPWYILSSALVSFFAPGFIMVTVYCKIYRVAKQRSATVCAAQNGTIAAAVAKATAAAAMRADACAVRRRAADTESASSHSSGSEARREELDDIDLEESCVGGRVRDIGSGGAGGGAGGGGKVGGRAPWATSRALIPPNRPPYHHQAPRTGAYRSRAAQMREKRFTFVLAVVMGGFVLCWFPFFFTYSLSALCRESCAAPEGLFKLFFWIGYCNSSVNPIIYTIFNRDFRKAFKKILGLNQPART